Proteins from a single region of Sphingomonas swuensis:
- a CDS encoding sensor histidine kinase, protein MNAAVPAKAGTSEESGSRPATGPRRLGTGSLTRRMIVVAAVWISILLFAGGFALDRVLTNSLVRSFDDSLELVMRSMIGASEIGTTGEIRFSRPPADQRFIESYSGSYFQISPLPGADGRVPDVPDFPSRSLWDRRLKVEPALGRIDTATYDSYQFVDEPLRIVERDVIIPGSPVKWRFQVAQSRENLDLQLKELRTVLIWSFAVLGLGLIILAALQTVYGLWPLRRVRSEVIAIRSGAKTRISDDFPDELQPLTEEINQLLAHNEAQADEARRHAGNLAHALKTPLTVITNAATARDPELHDTVCREATTMRRQVDHHLARARAIGRRASAQARAPVWDSLQAVQRAVTTMHAGSTIDIAGDKRAEVRVERQDLDEMLGNLVENAAKYGSGRVFVTVEVSAPFVDIMIEDDGPGIPATQRDELFTRGKRLDTTGKPGTGLGLAIVRDVAEIYGGRITLEESEDLGGLFARLSLPAG, encoded by the coding sequence ATGAACGCCGCCGTCCCGGCCAAGGCCGGGACTTCCGAAGAAAGCGGTTCAAGGCCTGCGACCGGTCCCCGTCGTCTCGGGACCGGCTCGCTGACCCGGCGAATGATCGTCGTCGCGGCGGTATGGATCTCGATCCTGCTGTTCGCCGGCGGCTTCGCGCTCGACCGGGTGCTGACCAACAGCCTGGTGCGCAGTTTCGACGACAGCCTCGAACTCGTCATGCGCTCGATGATCGGCGCCTCCGAGATCGGCACCACCGGCGAGATCCGCTTCTCGCGCCCGCCCGCCGACCAGCGTTTCATCGAGAGCTACTCGGGCAGCTACTTCCAGATCTCGCCGCTCCCGGGCGCCGACGGCCGAGTCCCCGACGTCCCCGACTTTCCCTCGCGCTCGCTGTGGGACCGGCGGCTCAAGGTCGAGCCCGCGTTGGGCCGGATCGATACCGCGACCTACGACAGCTACCAGTTCGTCGACGAGCCGCTGCGGATCGTCGAGCGCGACGTCATCATCCCCGGCTCGCCGGTCAAGTGGCGCTTCCAGGTCGCGCAGAGCCGCGAGAACCTCGACCTCCAGCTCAAGGAGCTGCGCACCGTCCTCATCTGGAGCTTCGCGGTCCTCGGCCTCGGGCTGATCATCCTCGCCGCGCTCCAGACCGTCTATGGCCTGTGGCCGCTGCGCCGGGTGCGTTCCGAGGTGATCGCGATCCGCTCGGGCGCCAAGACGCGCATCTCCGACGACTTCCCCGACGAACTCCAGCCGCTGACCGAGGAGATCAACCAGCTCCTCGCGCACAATGAGGCACAGGCCGACGAGGCGCGGCGCCACGCTGGCAACCTCGCGCACGCGCTCAAGACCCCGCTCACGGTCATCACCAACGCCGCCACCGCGCGCGATCCCGAGCTTCACGACACCGTCTGCCGCGAGGCGACCACCATGCGCCGCCAGGTCGACCACCACCTCGCCCGCGCCCGCGCGATCGGTCGCCGCGCGTCGGCCCAAGCCCGGGCGCCGGTGTGGGACAGCCTCCAGGCGGTCCAGCGCGCGGTCACCACCATGCACGCCGGCTCGACCATCGACATCGCCGGCGACAAGCGCGCCGAGGTCCGGGTCGAACGCCAGGATCTCGACGAGATGCTCGGCAACCTCGTCGAGAATGCCGCGAAATATGGCTCCGGGCGGGTCTTCGTCACGGTCGAGGTCTCGGCGCCCTTCGTCGACATCATGATCGAGGACGACGGGCCTGGCATCCCGGCGACCCAGCGCGACGAACTGTTCACCCGCGGCAAGCGGCTCGACACCACCGGCAAGCCCGGCACCGGCCTCGGCCTCGCCATCGTCCGCGACGTCGCCGAGATCTACGGCGGTCGGATCACGCTGGAGGAGAGCGAGGACCTCGGCGGGCTGTTCGCCCGGCTCAGTCTTCCTGCCGGCTAG
- a CDS encoding ABC-F family ATP-binding cassette domain-containing protein, whose protein sequence is MAPPILSYEDLGLVQGEGWLFRHLDLHVGPRDRLALIGRNGAGKTTLLKCLAGVIDTDEGKRTIVPGKKVVLLEQDPPMGAHATLEEWVLAGEDPPEPHAAAAIADQLGIDLARTTQTASGGERRRAAIVRALAREPDVLLLDEPTNHLDLAAIDWLEGWLQRFSGAFIVISHDRTFLTRLTKSCLWLDRGQIRRAEVGFGGFEAWTERVYAEEERAAEKLDAKLKLELHWLQRGVTARRRRNQGRLAKLGEMREARAAMIGGPGVSKLGLARDDTKTKTVIDAEAVVKRFAERTIIKDFTLRIQRGDRIGIVGANGAGKTTLLKLLTGELQPDEGKVVQAKTLNGIVIDQQRKLMSPEKKVREVLADGGDWLEVRGVKKHIKGYLKEFLFSPELTEAPVASLSGGERSRLLLAREFARASNLLVLDEPTNDLDLETLDLLQEVIADYEGTVLIVSHDRDFLDRTVTVTLGLDGSGKVDVVAGGYEDWAKRRAPAKAPAPAKKKAEESGTRPPPANRKLSFKDQRDLDRLPGEIERIEREIAADEAAMADPELYTRDPRRFSALMASIEKKRSEKEAAELRWLEVAEMAEGLG, encoded by the coding sequence ATGGCTCCACCGATCCTTTCCTATGAAGACCTCGGCCTCGTCCAGGGCGAGGGCTGGCTGTTCCGCCACCTCGACCTTCATGTCGGGCCGCGCGACCGGCTGGCGCTGATCGGGCGCAACGGCGCGGGCAAGACGACCCTGCTCAAGTGCCTCGCCGGGGTGATCGACACCGACGAGGGGAAGCGCACGATCGTCCCGGGCAAGAAGGTGGTGCTGCTCGAGCAGGACCCGCCGATGGGCGCGCACGCGACGCTCGAGGAGTGGGTGCTGGCGGGAGAAGATCCGCCCGAACCGCATGCCGCGGCGGCGATCGCCGACCAGCTCGGGATCGACCTTGCCCGGACCACCCAGACCGCGAGCGGGGGCGAGCGGCGGCGGGCGGCGATCGTGAGGGCGCTGGCGCGCGAGCCCGACGTGCTTCTGCTCGACGAGCCGACCAACCACCTCGACCTCGCCGCGATCGACTGGCTCGAGGGCTGGCTTCAGCGCTTCTCGGGCGCGTTCATCGTCATCAGCCACGACCGGACCTTCCTGACCCGGCTGACCAAGAGCTGCCTGTGGCTCGACCGCGGGCAGATCCGGCGGGCGGAGGTCGGCTTCGGCGGGTTCGAGGCATGGACCGAGCGGGTCTATGCCGAGGAGGAGCGGGCGGCCGAGAAGCTCGACGCCAAGTTGAAGCTCGAGCTTCATTGGCTCCAGCGCGGGGTGACGGCGCGGCGGCGGCGCAACCAGGGGCGGCTGGCGAAGCTCGGCGAGATGCGCGAGGCGCGGGCGGCGATGATCGGCGGGCCGGGCGTCTCCAAGCTCGGGCTGGCGCGCGACGACACCAAGACCAAGACGGTGATCGACGCCGAGGCGGTGGTGAAGCGCTTCGCCGAGCGGACAATCATCAAGGACTTCACGCTGCGGATCCAGCGCGGCGACCGGATCGGGATCGTCGGTGCGAACGGGGCGGGCAAGACGACGCTGCTCAAGCTGCTGACCGGCGAGCTCCAGCCGGACGAGGGCAAGGTCGTCCAGGCCAAGACGCTGAACGGGATCGTCATCGACCAGCAGCGCAAGCTGATGAGCCCCGAGAAGAAGGTCCGCGAGGTGCTCGCCGACGGCGGCGACTGGCTCGAGGTGCGCGGGGTCAAGAAGCACATCAAGGGCTATCTCAAGGAGTTCCTCTTCTCGCCCGAGCTGACCGAGGCGCCGGTGGCGAGCCTGTCCGGGGGCGAGCGTTCGCGGCTGCTGCTGGCGCGCGAATTCGCCCGGGCGTCGAACCTGCTGGTGCTCGACGAGCCGACCAACGACCTCGACCTCGAGACGCTCGACCTGCTGCAGGAAGTCATCGCCGACTATGAGGGAACGGTGCTGATCGTCAGCCACGACCGCGACTTCCTCGACCGGACGGTGACGGTGACGCTCGGGCTCGACGGGTCGGGCAAGGTCGACGTGGTCGCCGGCGGCTATGAGGATTGGGCGAAGCGGCGGGCACCGGCCAAGGCCCCGGCGCCAGCGAAGAAGAAGGCGGAGGAGAGCGGGACCCGGCCGCCCCCGGCGAACCGGAAGCTCAGCTTCAAGGACCAGCGCGACCTCGACCGCTTGCCTGGCGAGATCGAGCGGATCGAGCGGGAGATCGCGGCGGACGAGGCGGCAATGGCCGATCCCGAGCTCTACACCCGCGACCCCAGGCGCTTCTCCGCGCTGATGGCTTCTATCGAGAAGAAGCGGTCGGAGAAGGAGGCGGCGGAGCTGCGCTGGCTGGAGGTGGCGGAGATGGCCGAGGGACTCGGCTAG
- a CDS encoding NAD(P)-dependent alcohol dehydrogenase has protein sequence MVDTIGYAAKHSFSRMKPFRFTREEPKDNELLIEVLYCGLCHSDIHQVKNEWSNTVYPCVPGHEVVGRVAKAAKNGKYKVGEIVGVGCMVDSCQSCAPCKEGDENYCEGPNGFLATYNGPFIPAAKAATGENMYGRDNTYGGYSSNIVCREDFVIRIPDALKPEEAAPILCAGVTTYSPMKHWGVKQGDKVGVVGLGGLGHMAVKIARALGAEVTVFTTSPEKKAEAEKLGATHVTVEKELKKEAEKLSAVPGTFDFIISTVPEKHDINPFIALLKRDKTLVIVGALEPMAGVDNSQAAFHRRSVAGSLIGSIAETQEVIDFCAEHGIAPEIEIIPAQDINKAMKKVEKGDVRFRYVIDIATLANEEADEE, from the coding sequence ATGGTCGACACGATCGGTTACGCCGCCAAGCACAGCTTCAGCCGCATGAAGCCCTTCCGCTTCACCCGCGAGGAGCCCAAGGACAATGAGCTCCTGATCGAGGTGCTCTATTGCGGCCTCTGCCACTCGGACATCCACCAGGTGAAGAACGAGTGGTCGAACACCGTCTACCCCTGCGTCCCCGGCCACGAGGTCGTCGGCCGGGTCGCCAAGGCGGCGAAGAACGGCAAGTATAAGGTCGGCGAGATCGTCGGCGTCGGCTGCATGGTCGACAGCTGCCAGTCCTGTGCACCCTGCAAGGAAGGCGACGAGAATTACTGCGAAGGCCCCAACGGCTTCCTTGCCACCTACAACGGCCCCTTTATCCCCGCCGCCAAGGCCGCGACGGGCGAGAACATGTACGGCCGCGACAACACCTATGGCGGCTATTCCTCGAACATCGTCTGCCGCGAGGACTTCGTCATCCGCATCCCCGACGCGCTCAAGCCCGAGGAAGCCGCGCCGATCCTCTGCGCCGGCGTCACCACTTATTCGCCGATGAAGCATTGGGGCGTGAAGCAGGGCGACAAGGTCGGCGTCGTTGGCCTCGGCGGGCTCGGCCACATGGCGGTCAAGATCGCCAGGGCGCTCGGCGCCGAGGTCACCGTCTTCACCACCTCGCCCGAAAAGAAGGCCGAGGCCGAGAAGCTCGGCGCGACCCACGTCACGGTCGAGAAGGAGCTGAAGAAGGAGGCCGAGAAGCTGTCCGCGGTCCCCGGCACCTTCGACTTCATCATCTCGACCGTGCCCGAGAAGCACGACATCAACCCGTTCATCGCGCTCTTGAAGCGCGACAAGACGCTGGTGATCGTCGGCGCGCTCGAGCCGATGGCGGGCGTCGACAACAGCCAGGCCGCCTTCCACCGCCGCTCGGTCGCGGGCTCGCTGATCGGCTCGATCGCCGAGACCCAGGAAGTAATCGACTTCTGCGCCGAGCACGGAATCGCGCCCGAGATCGAGATCATCCCGGCGCAGGACATCAACAAGGCGATGAAGAAGGTCGAGAAGGGCGACGTACGCTTCCGCTACGTCATCGACATCGCCACCCTCGCTAACGAGGAAGCCGACGAGGAGTGA
- a CDS encoding biopolymer transporter ExbD has protein sequence MAALALMPQSTPEPMVELNTTPLIDVMLVLIIMLIITIPVQTHSVSLDLPTGPPPPTQPDRTKNKIVVTEAGTLLFNGMSVSRPQLQSLLFATAQLPDEPELQLQPAALAPYGLVDELLVDIRKAQLTRVGFVGNESYARF, from the coding sequence ATGGCCGCACTCGCCTTGATGCCGCAGTCCACCCCCGAGCCGATGGTGGAACTCAACACGACGCCGCTGATCGACGTCATGCTGGTGCTCATCATCATGCTGATCATCACCATCCCCGTGCAGACCCACTCGGTCAGCCTCGACCTCCCGACCGGACCCCCGCCGCCGACCCAGCCCGACCGCACCAAGAACAAGATCGTCGTGACCGAGGCCGGCACCCTTCTCTTCAACGGGATGTCGGTCAGCAGGCCGCAGCTCCAGTCGCTGCTCTTCGCCACCGCTCAGCTCCCCGACGAGCCCGAGCTCCAGCTCCAGCCCGCGGCCCTCGCGCCCTACGGTCTGGTCGACGAGCTGCTGGTCGACATCCGCAAGGCGCAGCTGACGCGCGTCGGCTTCGTTGGCAATGAAAGTTACGCCCGCTTCTGA
- a CDS encoding response regulator transcription factor produces the protein MRVLIVEDEPSLGRQLRSTLEGAGYAVDLATDGEDGHYLGQTESYDAVVLDLGLPEVDGLTVLDRWRKEGRRMPVLVLTARDSWSDKVAGLDAGADDYLAKPFQTEELIARLRALIRRASGNASSELIAGDIRLDTRSGKVTKDGEPVKLTAQEYKLLSYLMHHKGKVVSRTELIEHIYDQDFDRDSNTIEVFVTRIRKKLGPDVITTIRGLGYSLEEPA, from the coding sequence ATGCGCGTGCTGATCGTCGAAGACGAACCTTCGCTGGGCCGCCAGCTTCGCTCGACCCTCGAGGGCGCGGGCTATGCGGTCGACCTCGCCACCGACGGCGAGGACGGCCATTATCTCGGCCAGACCGAAAGCTATGACGCGGTCGTCCTCGACCTCGGCCTGCCCGAGGTCGACGGACTGACCGTGCTCGACCGCTGGCGCAAGGAAGGGCGGCGCATGCCGGTGCTCGTCCTCACCGCCCGCGACAGCTGGTCGGACAAGGTCGCCGGACTCGACGCCGGTGCCGACGACTATCTCGCCAAGCCGTTCCAGACCGAGGAACTGATCGCCCGCCTCCGCGCGCTGATCCGCCGCGCCTCGGGCAACGCCTCGTCCGAGCTGATCGCCGGCGACATCCGCCTCGATACCCGCTCGGGCAAGGTCACCAAGGACGGCGAGCCGGTCAAGCTCACCGCGCAGGAGTATAAGCTCCTCAGCTACCTCATGCACCACAAGGGCAAGGTGGTCAGCCGGACCGAGCTGATCGAGCATATCTACGACCAGGACTTCGACCGCGATTCGAACACCATCGAGGTATTCGTGACACGCATCCGCAAGAAGCTCGGGCCCGACGTCATCACCACCATCCGCGGCCTCGGCTACAGCCTCGAGGAGCCTGCATGA
- a CDS encoding response regulator translates to MLIAAAALVPLLLFAIFQIGYSSREQRRVLEAQALSASTAVILRADGEVMRLTTVLDALGTSAVLERGELDALAQRVVKFTQLHPDITGFEVRDRSGRVLLRQGVTDGERLRSIGPVNDRAIFAGFANGGGCRCLLFERSGEIRGQPVALTLFSRSETFARLLPPRSEYDVSALAGPQARFIARSLGHEERFSTLSSTYVQQAVRSGKASDLYRGQTLEGLENYSAFTRSRLTGWSAHLALGSAYLDNPARRFFASLGVAALLSLVLAGLLIWFAVRQMMDARRFAERMQQAQKMEALGQLTGGLAHDFNNLLTPVIGTLDQLQRRDGLDERGRRLAAGALTSAQRAARLTQQLLAFSRRQRLAIGAVDVTRLLADVRELIQRTLGARNRFEIEADPVAPCILTDRTQIELALLNLAINARDASPEGSPITLRVEADGHGREGEEVIRFSMIDRGSGMSEETRRRALEPFFTTKPTGQGTGLGLPQVFAVVEQSGGTVEIASKEGEGTVVTLALRACAEPEKAAARAEASELAAPGTSKTLRLLVVDDDPEVRGTIARMLSEAGHAVDAVANGTSALAALAAEKFDLIVTDYLMPLMSGAELIEEARRVRPGVPFLIVTGFSDTEQLRRACLDTATLAKPFTADELMEAIASSLKASRQED, encoded by the coding sequence TTGCTGATCGCCGCGGCGGCGCTCGTCCCCTTGCTGCTCTTCGCCATCTTCCAGATCGGCTATTCGTCGCGCGAGCAGCGCCGGGTGCTGGAGGCGCAGGCGCTGAGCGCGAGTACGGCGGTGATCCTTCGCGCCGACGGCGAGGTGATGCGGCTGACGACGGTGCTCGATGCGCTCGGCACCTCGGCGGTGCTCGAGCGGGGCGAGCTTGACGCGCTTGCCCAGCGGGTCGTCAAGTTCACCCAGCTCCACCCCGACATCACCGGCTTCGAGGTCCGCGATCGCAGCGGGCGCGTGCTTCTGCGCCAGGGCGTGACCGACGGCGAGCGGCTGCGGAGCATCGGGCCGGTCAACGACCGCGCCATCTTCGCCGGTTTCGCCAATGGCGGCGGCTGCCGCTGCCTGCTGTTCGAGCGCTCGGGCGAGATCCGCGGGCAACCGGTGGCGCTGACCCTCTTCTCGCGGTCCGAGACCTTCGCCCGGCTGCTCCCGCCGCGGAGCGAGTATGACGTGTCGGCGCTGGCCGGACCGCAGGCCCGCTTCATCGCCCGCTCGCTCGGCCACGAGGAGCGCTTCTCGACGCTGAGCTCCACCTACGTCCAGCAGGCGGTCCGCTCGGGGAAGGCGTCGGACCTCTACCGCGGGCAAACGCTGGAGGGACTGGAGAATTATTCGGCCTTCACCCGGTCGCGGCTGACCGGCTGGAGCGCGCACCTGGCGCTGGGGTCGGCCTATCTCGACAATCCGGCGCGGCGCTTCTTCGCCTCGCTCGGGGTCGCCGCGCTGCTGTCGCTGGTGCTTGCGGGGCTGCTGATCTGGTTCGCGGTGCGGCAGATGATGGACGCGCGACGTTTCGCCGAGCGGATGCAGCAGGCGCAGAAGATGGAGGCGCTGGGACAGCTCACCGGCGGCCTCGCGCACGACTTCAACAATCTTTTGACCCCGGTGATCGGGACCCTCGACCAGCTCCAGCGGCGAGACGGGCTGGACGAGCGCGGGCGGCGGCTTGCGGCAGGCGCGCTCACCTCGGCGCAGCGCGCCGCGCGGCTGACCCAGCAACTGCTCGCCTTCTCGCGCCGGCAACGGCTTGCGATCGGCGCGGTGGACGTCACCAGATTGCTGGCCGACGTCCGCGAGCTGATCCAGCGCACGCTCGGCGCCCGCAATCGCTTCGAGATCGAAGCGGACCCGGTGGCGCCGTGCATCCTGACCGATCGCACCCAGATCGAGCTGGCACTGCTCAACCTCGCGATCAACGCCCGCGACGCCTCCCCCGAGGGAAGCCCCATCACGTTGAGGGTCGAGGCGGATGGACATGGCCGGGAAGGCGAGGAGGTGATCCGCTTCTCGATGATCGATCGCGGCAGCGGAATGAGCGAGGAGACAAGGCGGCGCGCCCTCGAGCCGTTCTTCACCACCAAGCCGACCGGGCAAGGGACCGGACTTGGATTGCCGCAGGTGTTCGCGGTGGTCGAGCAGTCGGGCGGAACGGTCGAGATCGCCAGCAAGGAAGGCGAGGGCACGGTGGTCACCCTCGCGCTACGGGCGTGCGCCGAGCCGGAGAAGGCCGCGGCCCGGGCCGAGGCAAGCGAGCTTGCCGCACCGGGCACCAGCAAGACGCTGCGACTGCTGGTGGTGGACGACGACCCCGAGGTCCGCGGGACGATTGCCCGAATGCTGAGCGAGGCCGGCCATGCGGTCGACGCGGTCGCCAACGGCACCAGCGCGCTGGCGGCGCTGGCCGCCGAGAAGTTCGACCTCATCGTCACCGACTATCTGATGCCGCTGATGAGTGGCGCCGAGCTGATCGAGGAAGCGCGGCGGGTCCGGCCGGGCGTGCCGTTCCTGATCGTCACCGGCTTCTCTGACACCGAGCAGCTGCGCCGTGCCTGTCTCGACACGGCGACGCTGGCCAAGCCGTTTACCGCGGACGAACTGATGGAAGCGATTGCCAGCAGCCTGAAGGCTAGCCGGCAGGAAGACTGA
- a CDS encoding alpha/beta fold hydrolase, which produces MRRAAILVLMMSATPAVAQTGRLVAAEPVANTPAGMQAWKVRYLSRDDRTSVRELTAMVVAPREAVPTKPRPVIAWTHGTWGTAQGCAPSLSARFFETLPALDAVRRGYVVVAPDYPGLGNAGVHPYLVGTTTGRSVLDAVRAAQQVGGAAAGNRFAVWGESQGGHAALWTGQMMAADGGGLSLVGVAAGAPPTDLAANFAQASDPNAKGFLTALATESWSRYYGVPLRIGQARTPGLIRRLAQKCVTVDSAPNLGTLLGILALRQDLARVDLGRTPPWASYVAANSTSPVSRVPVMFAQTAQDPLVAPAVTRAFARRMCANRVRVRWFDLPGKDHATTAKQSAAATIEWIGERFAGTRAPSDCGRI; this is translated from the coding sequence ATGCGTCGTGCCGCCATCCTGGTCCTGATGATGTCCGCCACGCCCGCAGTCGCGCAGACGGGAAGGCTGGTCGCGGCCGAGCCGGTGGCGAATACGCCGGCGGGAATGCAGGCGTGGAAGGTGCGCTATCTCAGTCGGGACGACCGGACGAGCGTGCGCGAACTGACCGCGATGGTGGTTGCGCCGCGCGAGGCGGTCCCGACCAAGCCGCGCCCGGTCATCGCCTGGACCCATGGCACCTGGGGCACCGCGCAGGGCTGCGCACCCTCGCTCAGCGCGCGCTTCTTCGAGACTCTTCCGGCGCTGGACGCGGTGCGGCGCGGCTATGTGGTGGTGGCACCCGACTACCCCGGGCTCGGGAATGCGGGGGTCCACCCCTATCTGGTGGGCACGACGACCGGGCGCTCGGTGCTCGACGCGGTACGTGCGGCGCAGCAGGTCGGCGGGGCGGCGGCGGGCAATCGCTTCGCGGTGTGGGGCGAGAGCCAGGGCGGCCATGCGGCGCTGTGGACCGGACAGATGATGGCGGCCGATGGCGGGGGATTGTCACTGGTGGGGGTCGCCGCGGGGGCGCCGCCGACCGACCTTGCCGCCAACTTCGCGCAGGCGAGCGATCCAAACGCCAAGGGCTTCCTGACCGCGCTCGCGACCGAAAGCTGGAGCCGCTATTATGGCGTCCCGCTGAGGATCGGGCAGGCGCGGACCCCGGGGCTGATCCGGCGGCTGGCGCAGAAGTGCGTCACGGTGGATTCGGCGCCCAATCTCGGGACTTTGCTCGGGATCCTCGCGCTTCGGCAGGACCTCGCGCGGGTCGACCTCGGCCGGACCCCGCCCTGGGCGAGCTATGTCGCGGCGAACAGCACGAGCCCGGTCAGCCGGGTCCCGGTGATGTTCGCGCAGACGGCGCAGGATCCGCTGGTCGCGCCGGCGGTGACTCGCGCCTTCGCCCGCCGGATGTGCGCCAACCGGGTGCGGGTGCGCTGGTTCGACCTGCCCGGCAAGGACCATGCGACCACCGCCAAGCAGAGCGCGGCGGCGACCATCGAATGGATCGGCGAGCGGTTCGCGGGGACGCGCGCGCCGAGCGACTGCGGGCGGATCTGA
- a CDS encoding polyprenyl synthetase family protein, translating into MTASLHSLTPPPSLDPLVALTAPDMNAVNQVILSRMQSEVPLIPELAGHLIAGGGKRMRPMLTCASAALCQYNGSRHHMLAAAVEFIHTATLLHDDVVDGSGTRRGKRTANLIWGNPASVLVGDFLFSRAFELMVEDGSLKVLKILSRASAVIAEGEVAQLTAQRQIETREDTYLHIIEAKTAALFSAACRIAPVVAEAGEEAEDALESFGRNLGIAFQLVDDAIDYTSESATSGKDLGDDFREGKMTLPIILAYARGSEEERRFWKEAVGGERTSDEDLSHAVSLLKRTGAIDETLERARTYARRALDAIAPFPAGKARAALTQAVEFAVARTY; encoded by the coding sequence GTGACCGCCTCGCTCCACAGCCTCACCCCGCCGCCCAGCCTCGATCCGCTGGTCGCGCTCACCGCGCCCGACATGAACGCGGTCAACCAGGTCATCCTGTCGCGGATGCAGAGCGAGGTCCCGCTCATCCCCGAGCTCGCCGGCCATCTCATCGCCGGCGGTGGCAAGCGGATGCGGCCGATGCTGACCTGCGCCAGCGCCGCGCTCTGCCAGTATAACGGCAGCCGCCACCACATGCTCGCCGCCGCGGTCGAGTTCATCCACACCGCGACGCTGCTCCACGACGACGTGGTCGACGGCTCGGGCACCCGCCGCGGCAAGCGCACCGCCAACCTCATCTGGGGCAATCCCGCGAGCGTGCTGGTCGGCGACTTCCTCTTCTCGCGCGCCTTCGAGCTGATGGTCGAGGACGGTAGCCTCAAGGTCCTCAAGATCCTCAGCCGCGCCTCGGCGGTAATCGCGGAAGGCGAGGTCGCGCAGCTGACCGCGCAGCGCCAGATCGAGACTCGCGAGGACACCTACCTCCACATCATCGAGGCCAAGACCGCCGCGCTCTTCTCCGCCGCCTGCCGCATCGCCCCGGTCGTCGCCGAAGCCGGCGAGGAGGCCGAGGACGCGCTCGAGAGCTTCGGCCGCAATCTCGGGATCGCCTTCCAGCTGGTCGACGACGCGATCGACTACACCAGCGAGAGCGCGACCAGCGGCAAGGACCTCGGCGACGACTTCCGCGAGGGCAAGATGACCCTTCCCATCATCCTCGCCTACGCCCGCGGCTCGGAGGAGGAACGCCGCTTCTGGAAGGAAGCCGTCGGCGGCGAGCGCACCTCGGACGAGGACCTCTCCCACGCCGTGTCGCTGCTCAAGCGCACCGGCGCGATCGACGAGACGCTCGAGCGGGCCCGCACCTACGCCCGCCGAGCGCTCGACGCGATCGCCCCCTTCCCCGCCGGCAAGGCCCGCGCCGCCCTCACCCAGGCGGTCGAATTCGCCGTCGCCCGAACCTACTGA
- a CDS encoding VOC family protein produces MTVVGMGGYFFRARDPAALKSWYRDHLGVGSGCGTDDQGQSNEWLWYTKGGPMVFEPFKADSDYFPDDKQAMVNFRVSDLDALCDRLAAAGVEVITKDGWNSPEVGRFARVHDPEGNAIELWQPVRPA; encoded by the coding sequence ATGACGGTAGTCGGCATGGGCGGGTACTTCTTCCGGGCCAGGGACCCCGCGGCCCTCAAGAGCTGGTACCGCGATCACCTCGGCGTCGGCAGCGGCTGCGGCACCGACGACCAGGGGCAGTCCAACGAGTGGCTCTGGTACACCAAGGGCGGGCCGATGGTGTTCGAACCGTTCAAGGCCGACTCCGATTACTTCCCCGACGACAAGCAGGCGATGGTCAACTTCCGAGTCTCCGACCTCGACGCGCTGTGCGACAGGCTCGCGGCCGCCGGAGTGGAGGTCATCACCAAGGACGGGTGGAACAGTCCCGAAGTCGGCCGCTTCGCCCGGGTCCACGATCCCGAGGGGAATGCGATCGAACTGTGGCAACCCGTGCGGCCCGCGTGA